From Pyrenophora tritici-repentis strain M4 chromosome 1, whole genome shotgun sequence, the proteins below share one genomic window:
- a CDS encoding HrpA, HrpA helicase: MAKKKKPAGNPARGFATTSVASKPKPEKAAADVPVKQVAQTPLKEGTAASELAPQPSEKTIAPKEEVAPTPEELEAQLERDELQLLAEKHAAKVRREVTRHVSKFQTDRRLLRSQSHSMTVHDWLPNEILDSIILLAQAESNDSNRRQGHQSLLKTLTEEDAMSKLWTLDLSLRELGFSRDQIQPVLRWLCANAASIDASSGVWGLQDALEWLALDQCEDHTFSYEESRPKRSTVDTPDTSPSPTPPLAPPANGTAASNPLILPASNLPTPAELEQDDTHVSDLDSDLELDELIPAYLKIKGKLFEIDPQLVDTTTRKPAKGAKSKKSAPGTVQTPAVRKLLSQLQQLTSDALFDEYQAEAQWPAKRNQIAQSQAEKRQRIENQPSIAQVQQKEVVVDPPMVDVAKAPLPAAPQGVEEVEEDVDLLGGMFSAVPDAGPAPETSNDGASTDNVTLRDFGKSPGMSPRKVFEEAVRSRDPGARVTYKMISPTTYTCRHSVTIAWSKDDDIEYDVEITGVTSSRYKKQTTFAATDVAAVSVEQSESYISVAALFSISATSPKEEKVYLRLPSNWRDLYREFLERRKTRLDAMDRDAIRHYRSIIEEQIENEESDGVVLTNRFKMRNQAATSSPASNSGYNTPVRQHDGLRELWAMKASAPSYQHMLVGRMNLPVFGFKESILSTVDKNQVTIICGETGCGKSTQIPAFLLEHELSQGKACKVYCTEPRRISAISLAQRVSQELGEGPKDLGTMRSLVGYAIRLESKTSSQTRLVYATVGVVLRMLESSGGLQEVTHLVIDEVHERSIDTDFLLVILRSLMERRPELKVILMSATVDAARFSRYLNDAPILTVPGRTFPVQTRYLEDAIELTHYTGTSGPARNSTASENDDDDEIASDQSGIPSKLPGYSPTTRNTLSNYDEYAIDYDLITRLIETVAYDQQLSRFSSAVLVFLPGIAEIRQLNDILAGHPAFNTNWYIYPLHSTISSEDQQAAFLVPPPGVRKIVLATNIAETGVTIPDITCVIDIGKHKEMRFDERRQLSRLTQSFISRANAKQRRGRAGRVQEGLCFHLFTKYRHDNLMAEQQTPEMLRLSLQDLVMRVKICKLGDIEATLAQALDPPSSRNIRRAIDALVEVDALTPSEELTPLGRQIAKLPLDAHLGKLVLLSTTFSCVDVAITIAAILSSKSPFLTPFGAKQRADIARLAFKKGDSDLLTTYNAYKAWRAVCSTPGRSEMQFCHKNFLSPQNLGNIEDLKAQLLSSLVEAGFLQLTPDERRVMSRYRSASRHRVFVEVPAQYDMHSDNDVLVNSVIATAFYPKILTREGKGWRNISNNQTVSLAPTSVNKGSSTANFLSYYHIMQSSNKFYNAHSTSIAHPLPMVLMVAADIEFKLHAGVISLPGNVLRFAVRDWRSAVALKVLRRRVKEILANSWKNPARQLSDREKEWLGLFSKMFEDRFEKDERIRERAGGKAK, translated from the exons ATGGCGAAGAAAAAGAAGCCAGCAGGTAATCCCGCCCGTGGCTTCGCGACAACGTCAGTCGCGAGCAAGCCGAAGCCGGAAAAGGCAGCCGCAGACGTCCCAGTCAAGCAAGTTGCACAGACGCCGTTGAAAGAAGGTACAGCCGCATCCGAGCTCGCGCCCCAGCCATCCGAGAAGACGATAGCGCCGAAGGAAGAAGTCGCGCCAACTCCGGAAGAGCTCGAGGCCCAGCTGGAGCGTGATGAGCTCCAGTTGCTTGCAGAGAAGCATGCCGCAAAGGTCAGGCGCGAGGTTACTCGCCATGTCTCCAAATTCCAGACAGATCGTAGACTACTTCGTAGCCAGTCGCACTCCATGACCGTCCACGACTGGCTACCCAATGAAATTCTTGATAGTATCATTCTCCTGGCCCAGGCAGAATCAAACGATTCAAATAGGAGGCAGGGTCATCAGTCCCTACTCAAGACCCTAACCGAAGAAGATGCCATGTCAAAACTATGGACTCTTGACCTTTCCCTGCGTGAACTGGGCTTCTCGCGGGACCAAATACAGCCCGTCTTGCGATGGCTCTGCGCAAACGCCGCCAGTATCGACGCATCTTCAGGTGTATGGGGCCTACAAGACGCTCTCGAATGGCTGGCACTGGACCAATGTGAAGACCACACGTTTTCCTATGAGGAGTCGCGTCCAAAGCGCTCCACTGTCGATACCCCTGACACATCCCCATCTC CAACACCACCGCTTGCGCCTCCTGCCAATGGAACGGCTGCATCGAACCCCTTAATTTTGCCAGCAAGTAATCTTCCGACACCTGCTGAACTCGAGCAAGATGATACACATGTCAGCGATCTCGATAGCGACCTAGAGCTTGACGAGCTCATCCCAGCATACCTCAAAATCAAAGGCAAGCTGTTCGAAATTGATCCACAGCTCGTCGATACGACTACTCGGAAGCCAGCCAAAGGAGCCAAGTCTAAGAAGTCCGCCCCAGGAACCGTTCAAACTCCAGCTGTCCGAAAACTTCTCTCTCAGTTGCAACAGCTCACGTCCGACGCGCTCTTCGACGAATATCAAGCCGAAGCTCAGTGGCCCGCTAAGCGCAACCAAATCGCCCAATCTCAAGCCGAGAAAAGGCAGCGGATCGAAAACCAGCCTAGCATTGCCCAAGTACAGCAGAAAGAGGTCGTTGTTGACCCTCCCATGGTAGACGTCGCAAAGGCGCCACTTCCCGCAGCCCCACAGGGTGTGGAGGAAGTTGAAGAAGATGTAGATCTGCTTGGAGGCATGTTCTCTGCAGTCCCTGATGCAGGACCAGCACCGGAGACTTCAAATGACGGCGCGTCTACCGACAACGTAACCCTTCGTGATTTTGGAAAATCACCAGGAATGTCTCCACGCAAAGTGTTCGAAGAGGCGGTGCGGTCAAG GGATCCGGGTGCGCGCGTAACGTACAAAATGATTTCTCCTACCACCTACACCTGCCGACATTCTGTGACAATTGCTTGGTCCAAAGACGACGACATCGAATACGACGTTGAGATTACTGGGGTTACCAGTAGCCGATATAAGAAGCAAACCACATTCGCAGCAACTGATGTCGCGGCCGTGTCAGTTGAGCAAAGTGAGAGTTACATTTCCGTCGCTGCTCTTTTCTCAATTTCGGCTACCTCCCCAAAAGAAGAAAAGGTATATTTACGACTGCCATCCAACTGGAGAGACCTCTATAGGGAGTTCCTGGAACGCCGCAAGACACGTTTGGATGCTATGGATCGTGACGCCATCCGGCACTACCGTTCCATCATCGAGGAGCAAATCGAGAATGAAGAATCAGACGGAGTTGTACTCACCAACCGTTTCAAAATGCGTAATCAGGCCGCGACAAGCTCTCCTGCTTCGAACTCTGGCTATAACACACCGGTGCGACAGCATGACGGTCTGCGAGAGCTATGGGCTATGAAAGCGTCGGCTCCATCATACCAACATATGCTCGTCGGAAGAATGAACCTCCCTGTCTTCGGCTTCAAGGAATCAATTCTCTCGACCGTGGACAAAAATCAAGTCACCATCATCTGTGGAGAGACTGGCTGCGGGAAAAGTACCCAAATTCCAGCTTTCCTTCTTGAGCACGAGCTTTCACAAGGAAAGGCATGCAAAGTCTATTGTACTGAGCCAAGACGCATATCCGCCATTTCGCTTGCACAACGTGTCAGTCAGGAGCTTGGTGAGGGTCCAAAGGACCTCGGCACCATGCGCTCGCTTGTTGGTTACGCGATCCGACTGGAGTCCAAGACGTCCTCGCAGACACGTCTAGTGTACGCGACAGTGGGTGTCGTACTTCGCATGCTCGAATCATCTGGAGGTTTGCAAGAGGTCACGCATTTAGTCATTGATGAAGTGCACGAAAGGTCTATTGACACTGATTTCCTCCTGGTCATACTTCGGTCGCTAATGGAACGCCGGCCTGAACTCAAGGTCATACTGATGAGCGCGACTGTGGATGCTGCACGGTTCTCGCGGTATCTCAATGACGCGCCAATCTTGACAGTGCCGGGTCGTACCTTCCCGGTACAAACTCGCTATCTGGAAGATGCGATCGAGCTAACTCACTATACCGGGACGTCTGGTCCGGCTAGGAATTCAACCGCTAGCGAaaatgatgatgatgatgaaaTTGCGAGTGATCAGTCCGGCATCCCGAGCAAGCTTCCAGGTTACAGCCCTACGACACGGAATACGCTTTCCAATTACGATGAGTACGCCATCGACTACGACTTGATCACTCGCTTGATCGAGACCGTGGCGTATGATCAACAGTTGAGTCGTTTCAGCAGTGCCGTCTTGGTTTTCCTTCCTGGCATTGCGGAGATCCGCCAACTGAACGACATTTTGGCTGGCCATCCTGCTTTCAACACCAACTGGTATATCTATCCGCTGCATTCTACAATTTCAAGTGAGGATCAGCAGGCCGCCTTCCTTGTTCCGCCTCCAGGTGTGCGCAAGATCGTACTTGCCACAAATATTGCTGAGACTGGAGTGACGATTCCGGATATCACCTGTGTTATTGACATCGGAAAGCACAAGGAGATGAGGTTCGACGAGCGGAGACAGTTATCGCGCCTGACTCAGTCATTCATATCGAGAGCTAATGCCAAACAGCGACGAGGGCGTGCCGGTCGTGTTCAAGAAGGTTTATGCTTTCATTTGTTCACAAAGTACCGCCACGATAATCTCATGGCTGAGCAGCAGACTCCGGAGATGCTTCGACTTTCCCTGCAAGATTTGGTCATGCGAGTCAAGATTTGTAAACTTGGCGACATCGAAGCTACCCTTGCTCAAGCGCTCGATCCACCGTCATCAAGAAACATCCGTCGTGCTATCGATGCTCTAGTAGAGGTGGATGCACTGACTCCGAGCGAAGAACTCACCCCTCTTGGTCGTCAGATTGCAAAACTGCCACTAGATGCACATCTAGGTAAACTCGTGTTGCTTTCAACTACATTTTCCTGCGTGGACGTCGCCATTACCATAGCTGCAATTCTTTCCTCCAAGTCCCCATTCTTAACGCCTTTTGGGGCAAAACAGCGGGCCGATATCGCTCGACTTGCTTTCAAGAAGGGGGATTCTGATCTCTTAACGACCTATAATGCTTACAAGGCATGGAGAGCAGTTTGCAGTACCCCAGGGCGCTCCGAAATGCAATTCTGTCACAAAAACTTCCTAAGCCCGCAGAATCTGGGTAACATCGAGGATCTCAAAGCGCAGCTACTCTCATCACTTGTTGAAGCGGGTTTCTTACAGCTCACGCCGGACGAGCGCCGCGTCATGAGCCGCTACCGAAGTGCGTCGCGGCATCGCGTCTTTGTCGAGGTGCCCGCACAGTATGACATGCACTCCGACAACGATGTCCTAGTCAATTCGGTCATTGCAACAGCATTTTACCCGAAGATCTTGACCCGAGAGGGCAAGGGTTGGCGAAACATCTCGAACAATCAGACGGTCAGCTTAGCACCAACATCAGTCAACAAAGGCTCCTCAACAGCCAACTTTCTGTCATATTACCACATTATGCAGTCGAGCAACAAATTCTATAACGCACACTCAACATCCATTGCGCACCCTCTTCCAATGGTGCTTATGGTAGCTGCGGATATCGAGTTCAAGTTACACGCGGGTGTCATCAGTCTACCCGGCAATGTCCTTCGATTTGCTGTCCGAGATTGGAGGTCCGCTGTCGCATTGAAGGTTTTGAGACGTCGTGTCAAGGAAATTCTGGCAAACAGTTGGAAGAACCCGGCACGACAACTTAGCGATCGCGAGAAGGAGTGGTTGGGCTTGTTTTCCAAGATGTTTGAGGACAGGTTTGAAAAGGACGAGAGGATTCGGGAAAGAGCTGGCGGAAAGGCGAAGTAA
- a CDS encoding ProP, Permease major facilitator superfamily, protein MSTYQKSLNASNIGYKATAPSQNGSNLEMHAYAANSNTSTPPGERLSCSDIATTAENSSPRNIHGWKWVITYAAMLSTTLLFALDNTIIAILQPVIINDFGHPELLVWIGTGFALGTMFILLWGKIYGVFNMKWVYIFNIFLFEAGSAICGAAPNIQILVIGRVIAGIGGSGIYSGTITYVSVLSNEQEKAAYLAGSTVVWGVGSVLGPVIGGLIAANPATWRWGFYLNLPIGIVFAPVYFFLFPSLDPYPSKTLAEKLHLVDWINAAIFLTGSVCLTIVLTFGGVIYPFGSGTVIALWTITGILLIAFIVMLKLHPLVTKSNRLYPLHFLKRAILINMQLQVFLSSGIILAMTYHIPLYFQFVKGDTALVAGIRLLPLLLFIVVTSVINAFLMPRYGLIPLWYIGGSTLALIGSALMYTVDVTTPNAAIYGYNILVGTGAGCYIVAGFAIMQSLVPVYDIPNAVGAMTISQSLGRVIFLAMSGSLFHNVAVEKVGKVIRDIEPKEIRNLIAGSSSRAVRALDEGEQALVVTEIAEAMKSVWALFVAAAALSVVCSVPLLRSKFGGRGKMAAVTAA, encoded by the coding sequence ATGTCTACCTATCAAAAGTCGCTGAATGCGTCAAACATTGGCTACAAGGCTACAGCGCCGAGCCAGAACGGATCAAATCTTGAGATGCATGCATATGCGGCGAATTCGAACACTTCGACTCCACCGGGTGAGCGTCTTAGCTGCAGCGATATCGCTACGACAGCTGAGAACTCTAGTCCTCGCAACATCCATGGCTGGAAGTGGGTCATTACATACGCGGCCATGCTATCTACCACCCTCCTCTTCGCCCTCGACAACACCATCATCGCCATTCTCCAACCGGTCATCATCAACGACTTCGGCCACCCGGAGCTACTAGTCTGGATCGGCACCGGTTTCGCCCTCGGTACCATGTTCATCCTGCTCTGGGGCAAAATCTACGGCGTCTTTAATATGAAGTGGGTGTACATCTTCAATATCTTTTTGTTCGAAGCAGGCAGTGCTATTTGTGGTGCTGCTCCGAATATACAGATTTTGGTTATTGGACGAGTTATTGCAGGCATTGGGGGCTCGGGTATATACTCGGGCACTATAACGTATGTGTCAGTTCTGTCGAATGAGCAGGAGAAGGCGGCGTACCTTGCTGGGAGTACGGTTGTTTGGGGGGTGGGCAGTGTGCTGGGTCCAGTGATTGGCGGGCTCATTGCTGCGAACCCGGCTACCTGGCGATGGGGATTTTACCTCAACCTTCCCATCGGCATTGTCTTTGCTCCTGTTTACTTTTTCCTCTTCCCCAGTCTCGATCCTTATCCGTCCAAGACTCTCGCCGAAAAGCTCCACCTCGTCGACTGGATCAACGCGGCCATCTTTCTCACTGGCTCCGTCTGCCTGACCATCGTACTCACTTTTGGTGGCGTCATATACCCTTTTGGCTCCGGGACTGTGATCGCGCTATGGACCATCACAGGCATCCTCCTCATTGCCTTCATCGTCATGCTGAAGCTGCACCCGTTAGTCACCAAGTCGAACCGGCTATACCCACTACATTTCCTCAAGAGGGCCATACTGATAAACATGCAACTCCAAGTCTTCCTCTCGTCAGGAATCATTCTAGCGATGACTTACCACATTCCGCTGTATTTTCAATTTGTTAAAGGCGACACCGCACTCGTCGCAGGAATCCGCCTCCTCCCCCTACTTCTCTTCATAGTCGTCACATCAGTGATCAACGCCTTCCTAATGCCTCGATACGGCCTGATCCCCCTTTGGTATATCGGCGGCAGCACACTCGCACTCATCGGTTCAGCACTCATGTACACCGTCGACGTCACCACGCCCAATGCCGCAATCTACGGGTACAACATCCTCGTCGGAACGGGTGCGGGGTGCTACATCGTCGCTGGTTTTGCTATTATGCAGTCTCTAGTCCCCGTTTACGATATACCCAATGCTGTTGGTGCGATGACTATATCGCAGAGTCTGGGTAGGGTGATCTTTCTCGCTATGAGCGGGAGCCTGTTTCATAATGTGGCTGTTGAGAAGGTGGGGAAGGTAATACGTGACATAGAGCCCAAGGAGATTAGGAACTTGATTGCGGGATCGAGTAGTAGAGCTGTTCGGGCGCTGGATGAGGGAGAGCAGGCATTGGTTGTGACGGAGATTGCCGAAGCTATGAAAAGTGTGTGGGCGCTTTTCGTCGCGGCTGCTGCGCTGAGTGTTGTGTGTTCTGTTCCGCTGTTGAGATCGAAATTCGGTGGTAGAGGGAAAATGGCGGCGGTGACGGCGGCGTAG
- a CDS encoding GTPase SAR1 and related small G protein has protein sequence MAGKMTLYKLVVLGDGGVGKTALTIQLCLNHFVETYDPTIEDSYRKQVQIDGQSCMLEVLDTAGQEEYIALRDQWIRDGEGFVLVYSISSRSSFARIQRFHSQIQRVKESSMAGSPTYPGSPISASAPVFGQAPVMLVGNKCDRVTEREVSTQEGQALAKELGCDFVEASAKNCVNVEKAFFDVVRQLRRQRHQGSGRSPSDRKDARVRTGYNEKDRTRGTSDRRTRGTGMNSTGKRGKDKPKCVIL, from the exons ATGGCGGGGAAGATGACGCTGTACAAGTTGGTGGTGCTGGGCGACGGCGGCGTGGGAAAGACCGCCCTAACCATACAG TTATGCTTGAACCACTTTGTTGAGACGTATGACCCCACCATCGAAGACTCGTACCGCAAGCAGGTCCAGATTGACGGCCAGTCATGCATGCTCGAGGTACTCGACACAGCCGGCCAAGAAGAGTACATTGCCCTGCGAGACCAATGGATACGTGACGGCGAGGGCTTTGTTCTCGTCTACAGCATCTCATCACGCTCATCCTTCGCCCGCATACAACGCTTCCACAGCCAAATACAGCGCGTCAAGGAATCCTCAATGGCCGGCTCACCTACCTACCCCGGCTCACCCATCAGCGCCTCAGCACCCGTCTTTGGCCAAGCCCCCGTCATGCTCGTGGGCAACAAATGCGACCGCGTCACCGAACGCGAAGTCTCAACCCAGGAAGGACAAGCCCTCGCAAAAGAACTTGGCTGCGACTTTGTCGAGGCCTCGGCCAAGAACTGCGTCAACGTCGAAAAGGCCTTTTTCGATGTCGTCAGACAGCTCCGCCGACAACGACACCAGGGCAGCGGCCGCTCCCCATCAGACAGAAAAGACGCTCGCGTCCGCACCGGCTACAACGAAAAGGACCGAACACGCGGTACCAGTGATCGCCGCACACGAGGTACAGGCATGAACAGCACCGGCAAGAGGGGCAAGGACAAGCCAAAGTGTGTGATTCTATGA